GACCTCACGGTCGTGTTCGGCGTCAACGACGACAAGCTCGAGGCCGGGCACACGATCGTCTCGAACGCGTCGTGCACCACCAATTGCCTCGCGCCGGTGGCCAAGGTGCTCAACGACACCGTCGGCATCGAGCGCGGCCTGATGACCACGGTCCACGCCTATACCAACGACCAGAAGATCCTCGATCAGATCCATCCGGACCTGCGCCGTGCGCGCGCTGCGGCGATGAACATCATCCCGACGACGACCGGCGCCGCGCGCGCAGTAGGCGAAGTGCTGCCGGAGCTGAAGGGCAAGCTGGACGGGTCGGCGATCCGCGTTCCGGTTCCGGACGGCAGCCTTGTCGACCTGACCTTTACGCCGAAGCGCGACACCACCCGCGAGGAGATCAACTCGATCCTCAAGGCTGCTTCGGAGAGCGGCCCCCTGAAGGGCGTGCTGGTCTATTCGGACGAACCGCTGGTCTCAATCGACATCGTCCACACCCCGGCGTCGTCCACCATCGACAGCCTCGAGACCGCAGTGATCGACGGCAAGCTGGTCCGCGTGGTCAGCTGGTACGACAATGAATGGGGCTTCTCGAACCGCATGGTCGATACCGCCTCGGCGATGGCGAAGCTGGGCTGACCTGTTCCCCTCCCGATTGCGGGAGGGGCCAGGGGAGGGGAGTGCCTCAGGCGAC
This genomic stretch from Sphingomonas sp. LM7 harbors:
- the gap gene encoding type I glyceraldehyde-3-phosphate dehydrogenase; amino-acid sequence: MTKVAINGFGRIGRLVARAILERPDSGLELVTINDLADAKSNAWLFSRDSVHGKYPGTVSADGNDLVIDGKRIKVTAEKDPANLPHGENGVDLVLECTGFFTDRASAQKHIDAGAKKVLISAPGKNVDLTVVFGVNDDKLEAGHTIVSNASCTTNCLAPVAKVLNDTVGIERGLMTTVHAYTNDQKILDQIHPDLRRARAAAMNIIPTTTGAARAVGEVLPELKGKLDGSAIRVPVPDGSLVDLTFTPKRDTTREEINSILKAASESGPLKGVLVYSDEPLVSIDIVHTPASSTIDSLETAVIDGKLVRVVSWYDNEWGFSNRMVDTASAMAKLG